From the Methanoculleus caldifontis genome, the window GCACGCGCTCCTTGTCGATGATCATGCCTTCGACGATCTCGGAGTCCTCGATGGACCCGCCGACCTTCTTCTCGACCTTCACGAACTGGGTGTCGACGGTGCCGTCGGCGTCCGCGACCATCGTGATCGCCTTGACGACGAGCTCGGTGAGCTTGTCCTTCGCGGCCTCGGCGCCCTTGCCGGTCATGGCGGTGTCGGCGATCTTTCTGAGCAGCACCATGTCGTCGGGCTTGACGTCGATGGCGATATCCTTGAGGATATCCTGCGCCTTATCCGCAGCCATGCGATAGCCGTGGGCGATGACCGTGGGGTGGACGTCCTGCTCGAGGAGGTCCTCGGCCCGCTTCAGGAGCTCGCCCGCAATCACGACTGCCGTCGTGGTGCCGTCGCCGACCTCGTCGTCCTGGGTCTTTGCGATCTCGACCATCATCTTCGCGGCAGGGTGCTCGATGTCCATCTCTTTCAAGATGGTCACGCCGTCGTTCGTGATGACGACGTCGCCGATGGTGTCCACGAGCATCTTGTCCATGCCCTTGGGGCCGAGTGTCGTCCGTACTGCACTTGCGACGGCCTTTGCGGCAGCAATGTTGCCGGACTGAGCGTCACGGCCGCGGGTACGCTGACTACCCTCTTTCAGGATAAGGATTGGTTGTCCTCCAAGACTTGACATGAGTATCACCGTTGTTAAGCGATAGAAAGGTAGGTTTGTAGTTCTATATAAAGATATTCACTCATTTATCATATCTATGAGTTCTGAGCCATCTTCGAGGGTGCGGAGATGTTCTTCGCCGATAAGGAGGGTTTTCCCGATCTTTTTCTGCTTTTTGTAATCCGTGACGACGCACATCGCAAACGTCCGCGTGATCTGGGAGATGTTGCCGATCAGGGAAGCGCGCTTGACGATCTTCTGGGACGTGCCGTATGCCGTCAGGATCGTATGCCGCTCAAAGAGCGCCAGCGCCTGGAACGGCGCCTGCCGCATCGCGTGGATCTCCATCCCCATGCGTTCGAGGTCGACGAGGACGTCCCCGGTCGCGGACTCCGGGGGCTTTTCCGGCTCGGGCGAGCGATAGCCGACGAGATCGATCGTCTCGACGAGCGGGGCGTTGAAGAGCTCTTCGAGCCTGATGGCGATATCGAGCGTGGTGCCCATCCCGCTCTCGTACTTGCTGATAGTCCGGCGCGAGACCCCGAGCTGCGACGCGAGGTCGCCAAGCGACATCCGGGAACGCTCCCGCACCTCTTTGAGAAGGTCGCCTTTGATCTTCACGTAGAGGCCGCCGGGAGAAGCGTAGACCATCGGCGAGGTCCCCTCCGCGAAATAGTCGTAAAGCGTCTCCGGACTGAGAGCAAAGAGGCCGTAGCGGATGTAGACGACCCCCCGCTCGAGCTCGGTGTCTCGCGCCCGCTCCCCGACGATGAGCGGGGTGGCCTGGAGGTACCGGGCGATCAGGTTGAGGTCGCTTGCTATGTCGGCACTCACGCTGTCGATGTGCGAGGCGACTTTGATGATGACGAGGGTGTCGCCTTTCTTCGCGATAAGGTCGAAACTCCGCGGGCGGATGTTGCACCGCTCCGAGACGTCGAAGTCTGCAAGGAGCATGATGCTGATGACCATCTGGGGGAGGCGATCCTGCGACATAACCCGTAAGAATCGATATAGCCGGAGAATGATATAAATTGTAAGGTTATGTGGATCGGCATAGATGATACGGATTCCCCTGCCGGGATGTGCACCACCTACATCGGAGCGGTCCTGGTGCGGCGGCTCGAGCGTGCGGGAATGCGTATCGTCGACGCCCGGCTGGTCAGGCTGAACCCGAACGTCATCCATAAGACCCGGGGGAACGCGGCGGTCTCGATCGAGGCGGTGGGGGACCCGGCGACGGCCTTCGCAATCACCTGCGCGTGCGTGGAGGCGCTCGCGGAGTTCGACGACCCGAGAACCAACCCGGGCGTGGTGGTTGCCGCCGTCCGGCCGCCGCCGGACTTCTACTACGCGGCGCTCCGTGACTTCTGCACTGTCGAGGAGGCGGTCGGGGTGCTTGAGTCGGTCGGGGCCTGCTACCGGGGCTACAAGAACCGGCGCGGGCTCATCGGAGCGACCGCGGCGGTGGCAAGCGATCTGGCAGACCGGACCTACGAGCTCCTCGTCTACCGGAAGCGGGAGGTGTGGGGCACCCCGCGGCAGGTGGACCGGACGAGCCTCTTCCATGCTGAAGCGGCGACCTATCCCCGGACCTGGGACACGGTGGACCCGGCAAACGACGTGGTGGTCTGCGTGCCCCACACGCCCGATCCGGTCCTCTTCGGGATCCGGGGGGAGAGCCCGGATGCGGTCCGGGAAGCCGGCTCGTTCGTCCTATCGGAGGAACCGGCGTGCAAGCAGGTCTATACCACCAACCAGGGGACGGACGCCCACCTGGTGCCGGGAACGATCGGGACACTCCGGGAAGGCCGTTCGTACCTGGTGCGGGGCACGGTCGCGGGCGTTCCGTCCACCGGGATCGGGGGCCACGTCTCGTTCGCCCTTGCAGACGGCGGGAAGGAGGTCCGTTGCATGGCCTACGAGCCGACCAAGGGTTTCCGGGACGTCGTGCGGGCCCTCGTCCCGGGCGACGTGGTGGCCGCGGCCGGGAGTTACAAGGGAGAAAGCCTCAACCTCGAGAAGATCGGCGTCTGCCGCCTCGCGGACGCCGTCCGGGTCCGGCCACCTCTCTGCCCGGTCTGCGCGAAACGGATGACGAGCGCCGGGGCTGGGAAGGGCTACAAGTGCCGGGCCTGCAGCGCACGCAGCAGGGAAGCCGAGATCGAGCGGGTCGAGCGCCGGATCCTGCCGGGATGGTACGAGGTCCCCCCCACGGCCCGCCGGCACCTTGCCCGGCCGCTGGTGCGCGGGATCCTCGCGTGGGAGGCAGAGTTCTGCAACTGAACCGCTGCATTGGAAGAGCCCGGAGCAGGCAACCGCCTTTTGAAGAGGTCCCGGATCGCCAGAGGCCGCGACCGGGTCCGGGCGGATCGGCCTTCCGACCGCACTCCATGACGACTCTGTAAAAAGACGATCCCTTATCGTGCATGAGTACCAACATCTCAGGAGAGCTGGTGTACCACTATCATGACCTTCAAATACGGGGATGCAGTACAACAGGCACGGGTACGCGCCGGTATGACGGTCGGCGAACTCGTCGACGAACTCGGCAAGGCCGGGGCCTATAACGGCGGGTCCCTCTGGCAGGCGGTCAACATCTACGAGCGGATGCTCCGCGACGAGAAAGCGCTGAAGTTCTTCGGCCTCTCCGGCGCCATGGTGCCCGGCGGGATGGGCGGGATCGTCGCCGACCTCATCCGGCAGGGGCATATCGACGTCCTCGTCTCGACGGGGGCAAACCTCACCCACGACGTCATCGAGGCTGTCGGCTGCCACCACTACCACGGAACCTGTCAGGTCTCCGACGCCGAACTCTGCGAGGAGGGGGTCAACCGGATCTACGACATCTTCCTCCCGAACGAAGCCTTCATCAGGTTCGAGGAGTTCATGCAGGACGTCTACTCGTCCCTCCCGGAAGGCTCGACGATCTCGATCTCCGGCCTCCTCAACCAGGTCGGGAGCAGGCTAAAGACCGGGATCCTCGCCGAGGCGGCAAAAGCCGGGGTGCCGGTCTACTGCCCGGCGATCCAGGACTCGATGATCGGGCTGCAGTACTGGCTCTTTGCCCAGACGCATAAGGTCACGGTCAGCGCCTTCGACGACATGCCGGGACTCCTCGACCGGTGCTTTGAGGCCGAACGGGCCGGAGCAATCCTCGTCGGCGGCGGCGTCCCGAAGAATTACATCCTGCAGAGCAAGCTGATGACCGAGAGCGGATTCGACTACGCGGTGCAGCTCACCGGCGACCGGCCGGACCTCGGCGGACTGTCGGGCGCGACGCTCGACGAAGCCCGGTCGTGGGGAAAACTCACCGGCGAGGCGACCGCCGCGACGGTCTACGGCGACGCGACGATCAACCTGCCGCTCCTGGTGGCGGCAACGCTGGAGAGGCTGGAACGATGACCGAACTCATCCTCTCCCTCGATGTCCTCGACCGGCAGCGGGCACGCGCAATCGCGGAGTCCTGCGCTCCCTTCATCGACGCGATCAAGGTCGGCTACCCCCTCGTCCTCTCGACGGGCCTCTCGATCGCCGGGGACCTCGCGGAGCTCGGCCTCCCGCTCATCGCCGACTTCAAGGTCGCGGACATCCCGAACACCAACCGCCTCATCTGCGAGGCGGTCTTTGCCGCCGGCTTTGACGCCGTCATCGCCCACGGCTTCGTGGGGGCCGACGCCGCACGGACCTGTGTCGAGGTGGCGCACAGCCACAGCGGGGAAGCCTATATCGTCGCCGAGATGAGCCACCCCGGCGCGACCGAGTTCTTCCACGGCGGCGTTGCCGAACGCCTCGCAGCGCTCGCCGTAGCCTCCGGGGCCGACGGTATCATCGCTCCCGCGACCCGGCCCGACCGGGTCCGCGAGCTCCGCGAGATCGTCGGCAAGAGAAAGATCTACTCCCCCGGCGTGGGAGCCCAGGGCGGCGACCCCGATGTGGTGGCCCGGCTGGTCGACGGGATCATCGTCGGGAGGAGCATCTACGAGGCGGAGGACCCTGCGGCCGAAGCCGAGCGCCTCTCCCGTATCCGCCGGTGATGAGTTCTCCGTTCCGATCCCGCAGGGGAGATGACGAGCCCTATGAGTGGTCTGAGGCGGATGCGGCTCATCCCGCATCTTAAGGGTTATATGTTCTCCTGCAGATACAGGTAGCATGAACTGGAGCCCCGAACAGCAGAAACTGGCGGAAAAATACCATAGCCTCGCCGAAATCCCCGTTGCCGAGCGGCGGTACAAGTGCCACACCTGCCATTTCGTCGTGGACGAGACGCCCTGCCCTCACTGCGGGGAGGCTACGCTAGAGGTCATGTGCCCGCTCGACCACTGCGACTGCCACCACTCCATCGTCGAGAGCATCGATTACTGCCCGCTCTGCGGCCATGCCGTCTGCCCGGAGTGCGGGAGCCACGACGTCGTCCAGATCAGCAGGGTTACCGGATACCTCCAGGACGTAGCGGGCTGGAACGCGGGTAAACAGCAGGAGCTCAAAGACCGGGTTCGCTACTCCGCCGTATGAGATATTCTGTCAGCGGCGGCACTCTTTTTCTGCGCGGCCGGTTCCGTGCGGCGAGCACCGGGGTCCACGGGGGTCTCGCCGACGCCACGACGGTCTTCAACCACACGGTGCCGCACGAGTTCCGCGACGATCCGGCACGCTACCTGGAACTGCTCGCCGCCCGGCACGGCCTCTTTCGGGACTATTTCGGCCTACTGACCGCCGTCGAGATGCGCCACCTCTGCGTGCTCCAGTACGACTTCGTTACGGTCTTTATCACCGCCGGGGTGACGAACCCGACCGGGGCACCCAACGCCCCGCACACGATCAACATCGTCGTCTACAGCAGGGAGGGGATGGTCGACGCGGCGCTTCTTGAGACGATCATCACCGCGACCGGGGCGAAGGCCCAGGCGCTCCACGGCCTCGGCTACGACTTTCCCGGTACGACGACCGACGCGGTCGCCGTCGCCTGCGATCGCGACGCCGCTCAAGCGCACCTTCGGTGCGCCTGCTCCGGCCCATCGGCCCATCGCACCCTTCACGCCTACGCGGGAGCCCTGACCGAGGTCGGCCGGCGGGTCCACGCAGCGATCCTCTACGGCCTCCCGGAGGCCCTCGCCCGGCAACAGGGGAAGGTCCGGCGGAGCGAACCCTCGTTCTTCATCTACAGCCGCTACGGCGGGGAGCACTGGGTCGAGTGGGAGAAGGACGGATGCCCCTACTACCCCTGCCACTTTGCCGGACAGCGGTGCGACTACTGCTACTGCCCCTGTTACCCCTGCGCCGACGAGGAACTCGGCGAGTGGGTCGAGAGTTCAAGCGGCGGCAAGGTCTGGGGGTGCGCGAACTGCACGCTCCTGCACCTCCCCGGTGTCGCGGAGTATATGAAAAGGAATCCCGAGGCGACTCTCGCGGAGCTCAAGCGCCTCCGGGAAAAATTATAAGCTCACGCCTCGGGAATGTCGAGGGCGGAGAGCATCTCTTCGAGAGGAATACCGTGTGCCTGGGCGGCTTCCCGGACCGTCTCGTTATTTGCGATTGCACAGCCAAGGCAACCCATTCCGAACCGGAAGAGGATCTGTGCCGATTCGGGCTTCTCCCGGAGGAGTTCAGCGATTGTACTGTCCGCATTCAATACCATACACCTGATGTTGTCCCTGCCCCTATATATACATTCAAGGAACGGGTGCGGATAGTCGACATCCGGGCGCGAACGGCAAAACGGCGCATCCGCCCGCCTCTTCCGGGGAGGGCTGCCGTGCCGGGCCGGGAGGCCCCGCTGCGCCGGACGGGGCGGGCCCCCGGACCGCCCGTTGCACGCATGAGAACAGAGGGCAGCAGGATGGGAGCATCCGCCCCCCCACCGTGGCCGGCCGGACGCGGGCTTCCCCGCGAGGCACCGCCCTTCAGTTTCACCCCGCACGCCGAGTCTTAATAGTCTCAGGAGGTGAAGTACAGACTGGAGATGTATGAATGAACCTATCTGAGGTAACCGAAAGAATCTCCCGGAAACTTGAATCGAATGGTGCACAGCCCGATCGGCAGAAGATCGAATCACGCCTCCGCCGTCTCGTCGATGAGTTCGGCGTCAACGCCGCAGAGGCCGAGAGGACGGTGACGGCCGATCTCGCCCGCGAGTATCACATCACCGGTGTCGGGACCAGTGGAAGCTCTTCCACAGAGCTCCGGCAGATATGTGAGGTCGCCCCCAACGACTGGGTGACGATCGAGGGCAAGGTCGTTGCCCTGACGAGACCCGTCTCACCCTCAATGGCGCAGACCGGGATCATCGCCGACTCGAGCGGCGCCATCCGATTTGTCGCCTGGGCACGAGGGAACCCCCCTGCGATGGAGTACGGCGAATGGTATCGGATCGAATCCGCTGTCATTGATGAGTACAGGGGCACGCCCAACCTGAGCATCCACTCGGGCACCACCATCTCCCAGATCGAGAAAGATATCCCTCTCCTCCCCTCGATAACCCCGATCGCCGAGCTGAAGCCCGGCGTGGGGAGCGTAAGGGCCAAGGTCGTCCAGGTTAGAGAGGCCCCCCACGACCGGATGCTCCAGGCGGGGCTCCTCGGCGACGAGAGCGGCACCATCAGGTTTGTCATCTGGAACGAAGAGGGCAAGGATAAACTGGAGCTCGATGCCGTCTACAACGTCTTCTACGCCACCGTCGACGAGTACAACGGCAGGCTCTCCCTCGTCCTGAACACCGCGATGTACATCACCGACGAGGGTGACATCGAGGTCGGAAAGAACGAAACAGGTGTCCAGGGGGCCCTCGTCCACATCGCTCCCGGTTCGGGCCTGATCAAGCGCTGCCCGGTCGAGGGGTGCAACCGGACCCTCTCGCGGCAGAACTACTGCCCGGTGCATGAGATCCAGCCCGAGTTCCGCTACGACCTCCGCCTGAAAGGAGTCCTCGACGATGGTGTTCATGCGAAGAACGTCCTGATGCGGCGCGAGGTCGTCGAGAGACTCGCAGGCATCACCCTCGATGAGGCCGTCCAGATCGCCGAGACGAACCCGCTCGGCATGGACGAGATCTTCTACCGCATCCAGAACGCGGTGCTCGGTCGCTACTACACCTGCGGCGGGAGCGAGTTCGACGGCAGGCTGCTCGTTGATTCCTGTACCGCGAGCACGTTCGAGCCCGCGGAACTGGCCAGTCTGCTGAACCGCGCCGGAGGTGAGCCGGCATGAGACCCCAGAGCAAATTCGAGCCGGCACGTGAACGCGAACCGGCGCGCAGAGTCTTCGCATCCGAGCTCCGCGAGACCCGGTACCAGTTCAAGGACGGCGAGGACGAGAAGAGCCCTAACTTCGTTATCCTCCCGACCGGTATCCGGAGCAACCGGATCTTCATCGTCGGGACCCTGACGGAGAAACAGCGCCAGGGCGACCAGAACATCTTCTACCGCGGGAGGGTGGTCGACCCGACGGGAACCTTCTTCATCTCGGCAAGTTCCTTCCAGCCCGAGGCGATGCAGCAGCTCGCCCGTATCGAAGCACCGGCCTTCGTCGCCGTAGTCGGGAAACCGAACCTCTACACGACTCCGGACGGCGCCTGTCTCGTCTCGGTCCGGGTGGAGTCGATCACGGTCGTGGACCGCGAGACCCGCGACCTCTGGGTCCTCGATACCGCCCGCGAGACCCTGGACCGACTCGATGCCTTCGGGACGACCGATGACTCGAAGAAGGCACAGGAGGAGTACGGGACGCGGCCGGAACTCTACAAGAAGATCGTCTACGACGCTCTCTCCCAGGTGCAGTTGTAGGGCTGCAATCTCCCTCCAACCGCCCTTTTTTTGACGAAACCATCGAGTTTGTCCCGAACGGGACGTTCCTCCAATCAACGGTACGGCAGCAGTTCCTGCCTCTCTCCGGGTCGAGCAGCGGATACCGGGGAAGAAGGAGGCCGGAGAGGTACGGGTGGCCGGGAAAAGAGATCTCGAAAGAGAGGGGGGGCCCTTGCGGGTTACTCGATCGGCTCCTCCGCCGGCATCCCCTCGCCGGGCTCCTGCCGGGCTCCCTTCCACTCGCCCTTCAGTTCGGGATAGTCCGCGAGAATCTTGCTGACCGTGCTCCGGCTGACGTCAAACATCCGGCAGATCTGGCTGATGCTGGTCCCGCCCTGCCTTATCGTCACGAGGGCCTCGATCTGACCGTCGTTCAGCGCTCTCGGCCTTCCTATCGGCCGGCCGTCCTCCTTCTTCGCCCTCTGCGAGACCTGGGGGGCGGCCTTCCGGGCGTTCTCCCGGTACTGGTCCATGTATGCAAGGAAGTTGTCGACGGCCTCCCTTCTCAGCTGACCGTCGTCCCGCGATCCGAAAAAGTCGTTATTTACGCAGTAGACCGTATACTGGTCGTTCAGGGTCTTAAGCGCTGCAAGCCCGGCATCCATATCCCGGGCAAGACCGAAAAGGTCATGGATGATGATATCGGGGCAGTTGTTCGCGGCACAGTAGTCGAGCATCTCAGAAAAGCCCTTCCGCTTCTCAGGAGGCGTTGCGTTCGCCCGGTGGTCATGGAAGATCTCGGCGATCTGAAACCGGTATTTGCAATAGTTCTCGACCTCACTCTTGTATGCTGCAAAATCCCCCTTCTTTCTGGTATTCAAGTATGCTACAGCATCTTTTTTCATCAGTTTATCATACCGTACAATCGTATATATGGTTTTTGAAGCACCAGAAGCGGCGCGTTTTTATGGCACGCCCGGGAGCCCGATGCATTATTCGGCCCGGCACCCGCGATGTGTAAAAAGAGCTCCGGCAACAACAGGATTGGGACGGGTGGTGTCCCGGCCGGAAGAAGAGGTTTCAGTCCCCGTGCTTCCGCGACTCCCACCGGTCGAGGACGTCCTGCCCCTCGATGAAGACCAGCCCGTGCTTTCGGGCGTAGGCCATCGCGTCCTCCTTTGAGAGGGCAAACCCCGTCTCGTCGTCCAGCATCTCGCAGATGGTGACCGCCGGGGTGATACCGGCCATGGTGGCGAGCGCTATCGAGAGCTCGGTCTGCCCCCGCCGCTCGTCGAGGAGCGTCTCCGCGGCCCGGAGGAGGGCCATATGGCCCGGCGTGCGGAAGTGTGCGGCAAAATTGTGCCCGCCGCCGTTGAGCGACTTCTTCACCTCGTCCGCGATCGCGGTGACGGTCAGGGCACGGTCCCGGTCCGTGATCCCGGTGTAGGTCTCCCGGTGGTTCACCCAGAGGGAGAACGAGGAGTGGTTCTTCGGGTCGTAGGGGACCTCACCGTCCCTCTCGACGAGGCTGCAGGCCCGGAGGACGTCGTGGGCGAACGGCAGGCCGAGCCGCTTTGCCGCTTCGGGGTGGACCGCCGTGCAGATCAGGCCGCCGCCGTCCTTGCGCATCTGCCGGATGTGGGCGGGTGTGACGGCGTCTGAGCGGATCGCAAAATCGGTCTCGCGTTCGCGGTTGTCAAAGTCGTAGAGCAGGACGAATTCGCCCCTCGCGAGGGCCTGTATGGCTGCGTCAATCATGGGTAATCTCCACCTCGATCGTATCGTTATCGTTCAGGTTCAGGGCTTTGCGGAGCTCGCACCCGGCGATCACCTCGATGATGTCGTCGGGGTAGTGGGTGCGGGAAGGCTCGACGATCGCACACCGGTGCCCCCCGATCCGGCAGGGGAGCACCCGGGCGCCGCCGAATGTCCGCTCGTTCGCCGTGAATCCGGGGACCTCGATCCATGCGGCGTGGTCGAGGTGTTTGCGGACTTCAGTGCTCGCCGGATCGAGCCTGATGTTCAGGGTCCCGGGGAAGGGTTCAAACCCCAGGCATCCGCCGAACTGCTCCTTGTAGTGAGGGATGCTCATGTAATAGCGCCCCTCGCCGAGACCGCTGATCACGGCGCCGGTCAGGAGATGCTGCCTCCGCTCCGGGTTGAATATACGGACGTAATCCGCGTACTCCCGCTTCAACGCCTGCTCGCCCTCACGGGTGACGGCGACGTACTGGCCGTCGGGCTTCATCGACCGGGCGATGAACTGCTGCCGCTCGAGCGCGATCAGCCGCCGCGAGGCGGTCTGGGGACTGATCTCCAGTTCCTTCCCAAGCGACTGGGAGGAGAGCCGAATTGGACCTCTCGACCCGCCGAGCAGGGCGATCGTCTTCAAGGACTGCAGGTCTTCCGCTTCAACCATTGTATCAGAATTGAGATGCATACTATATACGGGTTGCGCATCGATCGGGGTCAGGCACCTCTTCGTGAAATGTCGAAGAGGCATACGCTAATTATTTAAGTACGGATGCTAACAGTACCTGTATGAAATCCGGGGTGCGGCATCAGCTTGCCGAGAAAATGGCAGGAGAGATCACACTCTCGGACTCACCGGGACAGGCCTTGAAGAAGTGGCGGCAGAGTTTCAATATCCCTCCGGGGATTCTCGCCGAGCGCCTCGAGGTCTCTCCCTCAGTTATCAGCGATTACGAAAGTGGACGACGAAAGAGTCCGGGAACCGCGATCGTCGGCAAGATCGTCGATACGATCCTCTCGATCGACGAAGACAACGGCGGTCGGTTCATCAACAAATTTGCGAAAATCCTGTACAGCGAATTCGACGAAGACGTCATCTACGACATCCACGAGTATGCGTCTGCCGTGAGCCTCACGGACTTCGCGGAGGCCATCGGCGGCGTCACGCTCTGCGGCACGACGGACCAGACCATCTACGGGTATACGGTGATCAACAGTCTCAATGCGATCCTCCAGCTCTCTTCGAGCGAGTTCAACCGCATCTACGGCTGGAGCACGGAGCGTGCCCTCATCTTCACCGAGGTCTCGACCGGCAAATCCCCCATGGTGGCGATCCGGGTCACCCCCTTCAAGCCCCGCTGCGTGGTGCTGCAGGGGATCACCCCCGGAGAGGTCCACCCGCTGATACCGGGGCTCGCGGAACGCGACCGGATCACGGTAATCTGTACGCAGATGGGTGTCGAGGCGATCATCAGTTCACTACGAGGAAAACTATGGTAGGCATCTACACATACGGCGTCTACATCCCCCGATACCGGATCAAAGTCCCGGAGATCGCGCGGGTATGGGGTGCCAACGCAGAGGACATCACGAGAGGTCTCGGTGTCTTTGAGAAGTCCGTTCCGGATCTCGACGAAGATACCGCAACGATCGCCGTCGAGGCGGCACGTGCCGCCCTCCGGCGGAGAGCCGTCGATACCGAAGCGATCGGCGCCATCTACGTGGGCAGCGAGTCCCACCCCTACGCGGTCAAACCCACCGCCTGTACGGTCGGCGAGGCGATCGGGGCGACCCCCAACATGACCGCCGCCGACTACGAGTTCGCGTGCAAGGCGGGAACGGCAGGCATCCAGACCTGCATGGGCATGGTCAAGAGTCAGATGATCCCCTTTGGGGTCGCCATCGGCGCCGACGTGGCCCAGGGCGCTCCGGGGGACGCGCTCGAGTATACGGCCGCGGCCGGCGGAGCAGCGTTCGTCATCGGTGACAACGACCCCATCGCCGAGATCCACCGGACCTGCTCGTTTACCACCGACACACCCGACTTCTGGCGGCGCGAAGGGCAGAACTACCCCCGCCACGGCGGGCGGTTCACCGGCGACCCCGGCTACTTCAAGCATGTCCAGGGCGCCGCCCGGCTGATGCTCGAGCAGGCAGGGACGAGCCCGAAGGACTACGACTACGCCGTCTTCCACCAGCCCAACGCCAAATTTCCGCAGCGGGTGGCAAAGATGCTCGGCTTCACCGACGCACAGATCCGGCCCGGCCTGGTCGTGCCGAGGCTCGGCAACACCTACTCGGGAGCATCGATGATCGGGCTCGCGGCGACGCTCGACGTAGCGAAGCCCGGCGAGCGGATCTTCGTCACCTCCTTCGGCTCCGGGGCCGGGAGCGACGCGTTCGACATCACCGTCACCGACGCCATCGACTCCGAAGAGTTCAACAGGGCGGCGGCGCCGAGCGTCGAGAAACTGCTCGCAAACCCGACCTACCTCGACTATGCACTGTATGCCAAACACAAGGGAAAGATCGTGATGCAGAAATGAGAGACGTAGCAGTAATCGGAGTCGGGTGCACGGAGTTCGGGGAGCACTGGAGCACCTCGTTCCGGGACCTCTTCGTCAACGCCGGAGCGCTGGCGCTCGAGGATGCCGGGATCTCCGGCGAGAAGATCGACGCCCTGTACGTCGGAAACATGAGTGCCGGGCGGTTCGTCGAGCAGGAGCACATCGGGGCCCTGATCGCCGATTACGCCGGACTTGCGACGAAGAACGTCCCCTCGACGAGGGTCGAGGCGGCCTGTGCCTCCGGCGGGCTTGCCTTCCGGCAGGCGGTGATCGCGGTCGCAAGCGGCATGGAAGACGTCGTGGTCGCCGCGGGCGTCGAGAAGATGACCGACGTCGGGACCGGGGCGAGCGTGGATATGCTCGCGAGCGCCGCGGACCGCGAGTGGGAAGGGTTCGCCGGAGCGACCTTC encodes:
- a CDS encoding helix-turn-helix domain-containing protein, which gives rise to MKKDAVAYLNTRKKGDFAAYKSEVENYCKYRFQIAEIFHDHRANATPPEKRKGFSEMLDYCAANNCPDIIIHDLFGLARDMDAGLAALKTLNDQYTVYCVNNDFFGSRDDGQLRREAVDNFLAYMDQYRENARKAAPQVSQRAKKEDGRPIGRPRALNDGQIEALVTIRQGGTSISQICRMFDVSRSTVSKILADYPELKGEWKGARQEPGEGMPAEEPIE
- the ribB gene encoding 3,4-dihydroxy-2-butanone-4-phosphate synthase; the encoded protein is MIDAAIQALARGEFVLLYDFDNRERETDFAIRSDAVTPAHIRQMRKDGGGLICTAVHPEAAKRLGLPFAHDVLRACSLVERDGEVPYDPKNHSSFSLWVNHRETYTGITDRDRALTVTAIADEVKKSLNGGGHNFAAHFRTPGHMALLRAAETLLDERRGQTELSIALATMAGITPAVTICEMLDDETGFALSKEDAMAYARKHGLVFIEGQDVLDRWESRKHGD
- a CDS encoding DUF120 domain-containing protein; amino-acid sequence: MVEAEDLQSLKTIALLGGSRGPIRLSSQSLGKELEISPQTASRRLIALERQQFIARSMKPDGQYVAVTREGEQALKREYADYVRIFNPERRQHLLTGAVISGLGEGRYYMSIPHYKEQFGGCLGFEPFPGTLNIRLDPASTEVRKHLDHAAWIEVPGFTANERTFGGARVLPCRIGGHRCAIVEPSRTHYPDDIIEVIAGCELRKALNLNDNDTIEVEITHD
- a CDS encoding helix-turn-helix domain-containing protein, which codes for MKSGVRHQLAEKMAGEITLSDSPGQALKKWRQSFNIPPGILAERLEVSPSVISDYESGRRKSPGTAIVGKIVDTILSIDEDNGGRFINKFAKILYSEFDEDVIYDIHEYASAVSLTDFAEAIGGVTLCGTTDQTIYGYTVINSLNAILQLSSSEFNRIYGWSTERALIFTEVSTGKSPMVAIRVTPFKPRCVVLQGITPGEVHPLIPGLAERDRITVICTQMGVEAIISSLRGKLW
- a CDS encoding hydroxymethylglutaryl-CoA synthase, which gives rise to MVGIYTYGVYIPRYRIKVPEIARVWGANAEDITRGLGVFEKSVPDLDEDTATIAVEAARAALRRRAVDTEAIGAIYVGSESHPYAVKPTACTVGEAIGATPNMTAADYEFACKAGTAGIQTCMGMVKSQMIPFGVAIGADVAQGAPGDALEYTAAAGGAAFVIGDNDPIAEIHRTCSFTTDTPDFWRREGQNYPRHGGRFTGDPGYFKHVQGAARLMLEQAGTSPKDYDYAVFHQPNAKFPQRVAKMLGFTDAQIRPGLVVPRLGNTYSGASMIGLAATLDVAKPGERIFVTSFGSGAGSDAFDITVTDAIDSEEFNRAAAPSVEKLLANPTYLDYALYAKHKGKIVMQK